In Erigeron canadensis isolate Cc75 chromosome 1, C_canadensis_v1, whole genome shotgun sequence, a single window of DNA contains:
- the LOC122585614 gene encoding probable serine/threonine-protein kinase PBL28 produces the protein MPFGLVSAWNKRRRSKSDDHLDPWLYRPAEYWKLENDQKVQNPPPKRSHGSSVYTLKEMEEATCSFSEENLLGKGGFGRVYKGKLQSGEVVAIKKMELPPFKAAEGEREFRVEVDILSRLDHPNLVSLIGYCADGKQRFLVYEYMHKGNLQDHLNGIGEKKMDWPVRLKVAIGAARGLAYLHSSSAVGIPVVHRDFKSTNILLGDDYEAKISDFGLAKLMPEGQETQVTARVLGTFGYFDPEYTSTGKLTLQSDVYAFGVVLLELMTGRRAVDLNQGPNDQNLVLQVRHILNDKKRLRKVIDPEMSRSSYTIESVAMYANLASRCVRVDSNERPSMEECVKELQIIIYTNTKGLGMAMHAFRML, from the exons ATGCCATTTGGGTTAGTGTCAGCTTGGAATaagcgaagaagaagcaagtcGGATGATCATCTTGATCCAT GGCTTTATAGACCTGCGGAATATTGGAAACTTGAAAATGATCAAAAGGTCCAAAACCCGCCTCCCAAAAGGAGTCATGGATCATCAGTTTATACACTGAAGGAAATGGAGGAGGCTACTTGTTCTTTCAGTGAAGAAAATCTGCTGGGAAAAGGAGGATTTGGCAGAGTTTACAAAGGGAAGCTGCAGTCTGGTGAG GTTGTGGCGATCAAGAAAATGGAGTTACCGCCATTCAAAGCAGCAGAAGGGGAGCGTGAGTTTCGTGTTGAGGTTGATATTTTGAGCAGATTGGATCATCCAAACCTTGTTTCTTTGATAGGGTATTGTGCAGATGGGAAGCAAAGGTTTCTAGTTTATGAGTACATGCACAAAGGAAATCTACAAGATCATTTAAACG GAATTGGGGAAAAGAAGATGGATTGGCCTGTGAGGCTTAAAGTGGCAATTGGAGCAGCAAGAGGACTTGCTTATTTACATTCAAGTTCTGCTGTTGGAATTCCTGTTGTACATAGAGACTTCAAATCTACCAATATTCTTCTGGGCGATGACTACGAAGCCAAG ATATCAGATTTTGGTCTAGCAAAGTTAATGCCAGAGGGTCAAGAAACTCAAGTGACAGCGAGGGTGCTAGGTACTTTTGGCTACTTTGACCCTGAGTATACATCG ACGGGAAAACTCACCTTACAAAGTGATGTTTATGCATTTGGTGTCGTTCTGCTTGAGCTTATGACTGGGCGTAGAGCCGTGGACCTCAACCAAGGACCCAACGATCAAAATCTTGTACTGCAG GTTAGGCATATATTGAATGACAAGAAGAGGTTGAGAAAGGTCATAGATCCAGAAATGAGCCGAAGCTCATACACAATTGAGTCAGTAGCAATGTATGCAAACTTGGCGTCACGATGTGTGCGTGTTGACAGTAACGAAAGGCCATCAATGGAAGAATGTGTGAAAGAACTCCAGATAATCATCTATACAAACACTAAAGGCTTGGGCATGGCAATGCACGCATTTAGAATGTTATGA
- the LOC122584735 gene encoding PR5-like receptor kinase, translating to MDLEAFIKNHEALAPKRYSYSSVRKMTNSFKVKIGEGGYGSVYQGELPSGNGVAVKVLNELKGNGEDLVNELASISKTSHVNIVNLLGFCFEGRHRALIYEYMPNGSLEKFIYNQSSVIGRQLEWEKLYEIAVGIGRGLEYLHRGCNTQILHFDIKPHNILLDQDLCPKISDFGLAKLCPEKRSVVSMSGMRGTPGYIAPEVFSRNFGGVSHKSDVYSYGMMVLEIVGGRRNVVVHDDDDDATDFPHWIYKQLVSNKNLGLSGVLDEVKERVMKMIIVSLWCIQSDPSSRPSMSKVLEMLEGSLKSLEIPPKPFLFSSPRLALHS from the coding sequence ATGGATCTGGAAGCCTTTATTAAAAATCATGAAGCTCTTGCTCCAAAAAGGTACTCTTATTCGAGTGTGAGAAAGATGACCAACTCTTTCAAAGTCAAAATCGGCGAAGGAGGTTATGGTTCCGTGTATCAAGGGGAATTACCAAGTGGTAACGGTGTAGCTGTCAAAGTTTTGAATGAACTAAAAGGTAACGGGGAAGATTTAGTTAATGAGCTCGCAAGCATTAGCAAGACTTCTCATGTTAACATAGTAAATCTATTGGGATTCTGTTTTGAGGGTCGTCACAGAGCTCTGATTTATGAGTATATGCCTAATGGATCCCTCgagaaatttatttataatcaaAGTTCTGTAATAGGTAGGCAACTAGAATGGGAAAAGTTGTATGAAATTGCAGTCGGGATCGGTAGAGGACTAGAGTACTTGCATCGTGGTTGTAACACTCAAATTCTgcattttgacataaaacccCATAATATTCTTTTAGATCAAGATCTATGTCCTAAGATATCTGATTTTGGGCTCGCTAAGCTATGTCCTGAGAAAAGAAGTGTCGTATCTATGTCAGGTATGAGGGGGACACCAGGGTATATTGCACCAGAAGTATTTTCTAGAAACTTTGGAGGGGTATCTCACAAGTCAGACGTGTACAGCTACGGGATGATGGTGTTGGAAATCGTTGGAGGCCGGAGGAATGTTGTggttcatgatgatgatgatgatgccaCCGACTTCCCCCATTGGATATATAAACAATTGGTGTCAAACAAAAATCTTGGATTAAGTGGTGTGCTAGATGAGGTTAAAGAAcgagtaatgaagatgattatTGTAAGTTTATGGTGCATACAAAGTGATCCTTCAAGCAGACCATCAATGAGTAAGGTGCTGGAAATGTTAGAAGGGAGTTTAAAGTCCTTAGAAATTCCTCCAAAACCTTTCTTGTTTTCCAGTCCAAGATTAGCTTTGCACTCCTGA
- the LOC122584668 gene encoding WAT1-related protein At1g70260, producing METKSSVVLGEVVPCMLMVLMEVCTIGLTILASTVLSKGLSPFVFVVYTNALSSIFLLPFNTFIVRKNKRGELIPEFLLLGFIGVTMAQNLAFVGLSYSSPIVAIGMGCLIPSISFILAVLCRRTNIDLGSSSSRTKLVGTLISITGAMLLVLYRGPVVKDPSSHLLSAATPRLFVFLSTNEHWVLGCALFAAASLAYSIWNIIQVGTVEKCPEVMTVASSYSLFGTCQSALVAIIIERDPIAWRLQFDMGLLVIVLTAIFGSLIKSHVHMWCIRRKSQFYVTMFKPLGVPIAGIFGSIFFAETFHYGSLMAAAVTAIGYYTMMWGQIREDESRRGKVEADISAERTTPLLQDEQV from the exons ATGGAGACCAAGAGTAGTGTGGTGCTAGGTGAGGTAGTCCCATGCATGTTAATGGTTCTAATGGAGGTTTGCACCATTGGATTGACCATCTTGGCTAGCACCGTCTTGTCGAAAGGGCTAAGTCCCTTCGTGTTTGTCGTCTACACCAACGCCTTATCTtccatctttcttcttcctttcaacACCTTCATCGTTCGTAAAAACAA GAGAGGCGAGCTTATACCCGAATTTCTTCTTCTTGGTTTCATAGG GGTGACAATGGCACAAAATCTTGCATTTGTTGGATTAAGTTATAGTTCCCCGATCGTTGCTATTGGAATGGGCTGCTTGATCCCTTCTATTTCCTTCATTCTTGCGGTTCTTTGCAG aagGACAAACATTGATTTGGGAAGCTCAAGTAGTCGAACAAAGTTGGTGGGAACGTTGATATCGATCACAGGAGCTATGTTGCTGGTTCTCTACAGGGGTCCGGTGGTTAAGGACCCTTCGAGCCATCTTCTATCCGCGGCTACTCCTAGACTTTTTGTATTCTTGTCCACAAACGAACATTGGGTACTTGGTTGCGCTCTTTTTGCAGCAGCCTCCCTGGCTTACTCCATATGGAACATCATTcag GTGGGAACTGTTGAAAAATGTCCAGAAGTGATGACAGTGGCATCTAGTTATAGCTTATTTGGGACATGTCAATCTGCTTTGGTTGCAATAATCATTGAAAGAGACCCGATTGCTTGGAGGTTGCAATTTGACATGGGACTCCTTGTCATTGTCTTAACT GCGATATTCGGAAGTTTAATTAAAAGCCATGTACATATGTGGTGCATACGGAGAAAAAGTCAATTTTACGTGACAATGTTCAAGCCTCTCGGGGTTCCGATTGCTGGGATATTCGGTAGCATCTTCTTTGCTGAGACCTTTCATTACGGAAG CTTGATGGCGGCAGCAGTGACCGCGATTGGATACTACACAATGATGTGGGGTCAAATCAGAGAGGATGAAAGTAGGAGAGGCAAAGTGGAGGCCGATATATCGGCCGAGAGAACCACCCCTCTTCTGCAAGACGAACAAGTATAA
- the LOC122578316 gene encoding 50S ribosomal protein L18-like — protein MTVLKRYVLRLFMSLKYVTANVVDRNNGRIVATASTVEHSIKNSLECGRTCNAKAATVVGEVLAMRLKVEGLESGQERGIHVDVNKELEKKDFKNRTKVWAIINSLKSNGVRLILDESNDASRLG, from the coding sequence ATGACGGTGTTGAAGAGGTATGTGCTGAGGTTGTTCATGTCATTAAAGTACGTTACTGCTAATGTAGTGGATAGGAACAATGGGCGAATAGTTGCAACAGCATCAACAGTTGAACATTCTATCAAAAACTCACTTGAGTGTGGTAGAACCTGCAATGCAAAAGCTGCAACAGTTGTGGGTGAGGTGTTGGCTATGCGACTTAAGGTAGAAGGTCTTGAATCTGGCCAAGAAAGAGGCATTCATGTTGACGTGAATAAAGAGCTTGAGaaaaaagatttcaaaaatCGAACCAAGGTTTGGGCTATTATCAATTCTCTTAAAAGCAACGGTGTCAGGCTCATTCTTGACGAGAGTAATGATGCTTCTCGGCTAGGTTAA
- the LOC122580890 gene encoding uncharacterized protein LOC122580890 produces MAALHGGDGGNDPPNWGWNPEWGCRRTGGISTGRAAAANNDLEREFQNSGRRISLMVNNDLSRGQAIRDHAKWYKSYLGTYVATVPHNYESWDQVPQPIKDGLTDWLMRRFYLEPYLGHPENHPLREAVSRMISQDALKIYRDKKAKFKKTWFTDRGGS; encoded by the exons ATGGCTGCACTTCACGGCGGAGATGGTGGTAACGACCCTCCAAACTGGGGGTGGAATCCCGAATGGGGTTGTAGGCGTACGGgtg gtattagCACAGGGAGAGCTGCTGCTGCTAACAACGATCTGGAGCGCGAGTTTCAGAATTCGGGACGCCGAATCTCGCTTATGGTGAATAACGATCTAAGTAGGGGGCAGGCAATCAGGGACCACGCCAAGTGGTACAAGAGCTATTTGGGGACCTATGTCGCTACCGTCCCACATAATTACGAGTCGTGGGATCAGGTGCCCCAACCCATCAAGGATGGACTTACTGACTGGCTTATg AGACGGTTCTACTTAGAACCATATTTAGGTCACCCAGAAAATCACCCGTTACGAGAGGCCGTGTCCAGGATGATAAGTCAGGATGCCCTAAAGATCTACAGGGATAAAAAagcaaaattcaagaagacttgGTTCACTGACAGGGGTGGGTCCTAG
- the LOC122578349 gene encoding uncharacterized protein LOC122578349: MVQDAVRPIYERLLDTHQRLSQVPNTPPTQTYVDALGTRSGHTRVVGRVVRGTRGLNVPLPDDIEQPFPAQQSPSFNVNDMFAQGSPWTQSSFEAGPSTSSSHAGPSTSRAPTQRLGSDSDSDSDDESD; the protein is encoded by the exons ATGGTGCAGGACGCAGTTAGGCCCATTTAT GAGCGGCTTCTTGATACCCACCAAAGACTTTCCCAAGTGCCCAATACCCCGCCTACGCAGACATATGTAGACGCTTTAGGGACACGATCGGGACATACTCGTGTTGTTGGGCGTGTGGTTAGGGGAACACGTGGACTGAATGTCCCCCTCCCAGATGATATAGAGCAACCCTTCCCAGCCCAGCAGTCACCGTCCTTTAACGTCAATGATATGTTCGCCCAGGGTAGCCCTTGGACCCAGTCATCATTCGAAGCCGGACCTAGCACGTCATCATCCCATGCTGGGCCTAGCACGTCACGGGCCCCCACACAGCGGTTGggtagtgatagtgatagtgatagtgatgatgaaagtgattag